A single window of Pectobacterium parmentieri DNA harbors:
- a CDS encoding methyl-accepting chemotaxis protein, producing the protein MHFFTRIMSNLKVSHKLYGGFGIVLLLVMMASGVGAIRFFIIHDLYVKTTILNEMNHYLDQSKMARVKYSFTFADDNIKNLNTYINQASQQKEKAKALTWEDGYHSDFNKLDQDFVDYDADLNTMKSAASAVVDTAKKINQMNASDALTAFMTHLSVDTDENALAAQKETLSLQFLKLVNSTYILQRENSEAAFNVQKQVYAESKASYDALASSVSDDRRRVVDSFWQVFENYHQTAEQYYKQLGLLKTTDVKFRATGDKMTSDIGSILQKLGAKNDDIINSSVLQTLILGAIAIVFGLLIAWSVTRQITRPIITNLKLAERIAGGDLSANVTVERHDELGQLTTAMMVMTEKLRHLMTDIRQSVYSVESASSDIASGNHDLSSRTDQQSAAIVETAASMEELTATVKNNADNARHASQIAGEASTNANRGGDIINRVISTMSDISGSSKKISDITSVINSIAFQTNILALNAAVEAARAGEQGRGFAVVASEVRSLAQRSSQAAKEIESLISESVSRVDTGTDLVSQAGTTMDDIVASVSRVNDIMGEIASASDEQSRGIAQIGSAVAEMDTTIQQNASMVSESSVAANSLQEQASKLAKIMSVFRISDADVARLPRLQGSNTGNGHSGNKATARLPTLASRDNGNDNWTTF; encoded by the coding sequence ATGCATTTTTTTACCAGGATTATGAGTAATCTCAAGGTATCTCATAAGCTGTATGGCGGGTTTGGTATTGTCCTGCTGTTAGTGATGATGGCGTCCGGTGTTGGCGCTATACGGTTTTTTATCATCCATGATCTGTATGTTAAAACGACCATTTTGAATGAAATGAATCATTACCTCGATCAGTCAAAAATGGCGAGAGTCAAATATTCATTCACCTTTGCAGATGACAATATCAAGAATCTTAATACCTATATCAATCAGGCAAGTCAGCAAAAAGAAAAAGCGAAAGCGCTAACGTGGGAAGACGGCTATCACTCTGATTTTAATAAGCTTGATCAGGATTTCGTAGATTATGATGCCGATCTGAATACGATGAAATCAGCCGCGAGCGCGGTGGTCGATACGGCAAAGAAAATCAACCAGATGAATGCCTCCGATGCGTTAACAGCATTTATGACCCATCTCTCTGTCGATACGGATGAAAATGCGCTGGCTGCGCAGAAAGAAACCCTTTCACTACAGTTTCTGAAATTGGTTAATAGCACCTATATCTTACAAAGAGAGAACAGCGAAGCGGCGTTTAATGTGCAGAAACAGGTCTACGCCGAATCAAAGGCATCTTATGATGCGCTGGCATCATCGGTCAGTGACGATCGCCGTCGCGTCGTGGATTCTTTTTGGCAAGTATTTGAAAACTATCATCAAACAGCAGAACAATATTACAAGCAACTGGGGCTGCTAAAAACCACAGATGTCAAATTCCGGGCAACCGGAGACAAGATGACGAGCGATATCGGCAGTATTTTGCAAAAACTCGGCGCTAAGAACGATGACATTATCAATAGCTCTGTACTGCAAACGCTGATTCTAGGGGCGATTGCCATCGTATTTGGTTTATTGATCGCATGGTCCGTTACGCGGCAAATTACCCGGCCTATTATCACCAACCTGAAGCTGGCGGAACGGATAGCGGGCGGCGATCTCTCTGCAAATGTCACGGTGGAGCGGCATGATGAGCTGGGGCAATTAACGACGGCGATGATGGTGATGACGGAGAAATTACGTCATTTAATGACTGATATTCGTCAGAGCGTGTACAGCGTTGAGAGTGCTTCCTCTGACATTGCATCGGGCAATCATGATTTGTCATCACGTACCGATCAGCAATCTGCGGCGATTGTAGAAACGGCAGCCAGCATGGAAGAGTTAACGGCGACCGTGAAGAACAATGCCGATAATGCCCGACATGCCAGCCAGATTGCCGGAGAAGCGTCAACCAATGCCAATCGCGGCGGGGATATCATTAACCGCGTGATTAGTACCATGAGCGATATTTCAGGCAGTTCGAAGAAGATCTCCGATATCACGAGCGTTATTAACAGCATCGCTTTCCAGACCAATATTTTGGCATTGAATGCGGCAGTGGAAGCGGCGCGGGCCGGTGAGCAAGGGCGGGGATTTGCGGTGGTCGCCAGCGAGGTTCGCAGTCTTGCTCAGCGCAGTTCACAGGCAGCAAAAGAAATCGAAAGCCTGATTTCAGAGTCGGTTTCTCGCGTAGATACAGGAACGGATCTGGTTTCTCAGGCGGGAACGACGATGGATGACATAGTGGCTTCTGTAAGCCGCGTGAATGACATCATGGGGGAAATCGCCTCAGCATCGGATGAGCAGAGCCGTGGTATTGCACAAATTGGCAGTGCGGTGGCTGAAATGGATACCACTATCCAGCAGAATGCCTCGATGGTGAGTGAATCGTCCGTCGCGGCGAATTCGTTGCAGGAGCAGGCCTCGAAGTTAGCAAAAATAATGTCGGTTTTCCGCATATCCGATGCGGATGTTGCCAGGTTGCCAAGACTGCAAGGGTCTAACACCGGTAATGGGCATTCGGGCAACAAGGCTACGGCTCGCCTGCCGACGCTCGCGTCTCGGGATAATGGGAACGATAACTGGACAACGTTCTGA
- the glyS gene encoding glycine--tRNA ligase subunit beta — translation MTDKTFLVEIGTEELPPKALRNLAESFAANFTAELDAANLVHGDVSWFAAPRRLALKVARLNASQPDREVEKRGPAISQAFDAEGKPTKAAEGWARGCGITVEQAERLTTDKGEWLLYRALAKGEQAQALLAGMVSTALSKLPIPKLMRWSDKETQFVRPVHTVTMLLGEELIPGQVLGIHSARTIRGHRFMGEAEFTIDSADQYPQILLERGKVVADYDARKAKIKADAEEAARKIGGNADLSDSLLEEVTSLVEWPVVLTAKFEEKFLAVPSEALVYTMKGDQKYFPVYDNSGNLLPNFIFVANIESKDPQQIISGNEKVVRPRLADAEFFFNTDRKKRLEDHLPRLETVLFQQQLGSLRDKTDRIQALAGWIAGQIGADVSHAMRAGLLSKCDLMTNMVFEFTDTQGVMGMHYARHDGEAEDVAVALNEQYQPRFAGDELPSSAVACALAIADKMDSLAGIFGIGQHPKGDKDPFALRRAALGVLRIIVEKRLPLDLQTLTEEAVRLYGTKLTNTKAVDDVIEFMLGRFRAWYQEEGHSVDTIQAVLARRPTRPADFDARVKAVSHFRSLDAAAALAAANKRVSNILAKSTDTLNESVNAAVLKDAAEITLATHLVVLRDKLTPLFAEGRYQEALVELASLREPVDAFFDQVMVMAEDEQVRVNRLTLLSQLRELFLQVADISVLQ, via the coding sequence ATGACTGACAAGACTTTTCTGGTGGAAATTGGCACGGAAGAGCTGCCGCCGAAGGCTCTCCGTAATCTGGCAGAATCCTTTGCCGCTAATTTCACGGCGGAGCTGGATGCCGCTAATCTGGTGCACGGAGACGTAAGCTGGTTTGCTGCGCCGCGCCGTCTGGCGTTGAAGGTTGCACGCTTAAACGCTTCTCAGCCCGATCGTGAAGTAGAAAAACGTGGTCCGGCGATTTCCCAGGCGTTTGATGCTGAAGGCAAGCCGACCAAAGCGGCAGAAGGCTGGGCACGTGGCTGTGGTATTACCGTTGAGCAAGCTGAACGTTTGACGACCGACAAAGGTGAGTGGCTGTTGTACCGTGCCCTTGCTAAAGGCGAACAGGCGCAGGCACTGCTGGCTGGCATGGTAAGCACCGCATTATCGAAGTTGCCGATCCCAAAATTGATGCGCTGGAGCGACAAAGAAACGCAGTTTGTGCGTCCGGTGCACACCGTGACCATGCTGCTGGGTGAGGAACTGATCCCCGGTCAGGTATTGGGTATCCATTCTGCTCGTACTATTCGCGGTCACCGCTTTATGGGTGAAGCTGAATTTACGATCGATAGCGCCGACCAGTATCCGCAGATTCTGCTGGAACGCGGTAAAGTCGTTGCTGACTACGACGCGCGTAAAGCCAAAATCAAAGCCGATGCGGAAGAAGCCGCGCGCAAGATTGGCGGTAATGCCGATCTGAGCGACAGCCTGCTGGAAGAAGTCACCTCGCTGGTGGAATGGCCAGTGGTACTGACGGCGAAATTTGAAGAAAAATTCCTCGCTGTGCCGTCCGAGGCGCTGGTTTACACCATGAAAGGTGACCAGAAGTATTTCCCGGTTTACGACAACAGCGGCAATCTGCTGCCTAACTTCATCTTTGTTGCCAATATTGAATCCAAAGATCCACAGCAGATTATCTCCGGTAACGAAAAAGTGGTGCGTCCTCGTTTGGCTGACGCCGAGTTCTTTTTCAATACCGACCGCAAGAAGCGTTTGGAAGATCACCTGCCGCGTCTGGAAACCGTACTGTTCCAGCAACAGTTGGGGTCATTACGTGACAAAACCGACCGTATTCAGGCGCTGGCTGGCTGGATTGCTGGTCAGATTGGTGCTGATGTGAGTCACGCGATGCGTGCAGGTCTGCTGTCCAAGTGTGACCTGATGACCAACATGGTGTTCGAATTCACCGACACGCAGGGTGTGATGGGGATGCACTATGCACGTCATGATGGCGAAGCGGAAGATGTTGCCGTTGCGTTGAATGAGCAGTATCAGCCGCGCTTTGCGGGTGACGAATTGCCGTCTTCTGCGGTGGCGTGTGCGCTGGCGATTGCCGACAAAATGGATTCGCTGGCTGGGATTTTTGGCATTGGCCAACATCCAAAAGGCGACAAAGACCCGTTTGCACTGCGTCGTGCTGCCCTCGGTGTGTTGCGCATCATCGTCGAAAAACGTCTGCCGCTCGATCTGCAGACGCTGACCGAAGAAGCGGTGCGTTTGTATGGCACCAAGCTGACTAACACCAAGGCTGTGGATGATGTGATTGAGTTTATGCTCGGTCGTTTCCGCGCCTGGTATCAGGAAGAAGGTCACAGCGTGGATACCATTCAGGCTGTCTTGGCACGTCGTCCAACCCGTCCGGCTGATTTCGATGCTCGCGTGAAAGCGGTCAGCCACTTCCGCTCTCTGGATGCAGCAGCGGCGCTGGCAGCGGCTAATAAGCGCGTTTCCAACATTCTGGCGAAGTCTACCGATACGCTGAATGAGAGCGTTAATGCTGCCGTATTGAAAGATGCGGCGGAAATTACGCTGGCAACGCACCTTGTCGTGCTGCGTGACAAACTGACACCGTTGTTCGCCGAAGGCCGCTATCAGGAAGCGTTGGTTGAGCTGGCCTCACTACGTGAACCGGTCGATGCATTCTTCGATCAGGTGATGGTTATGGCGGAAGATGAGCAGGTTCGAGTGAACCGTTTGACGCTGCTAAGCCAACTGCGTGAGTTGTTTTTGCAGGTTGCGGATATTTCCGTGCTGCAATAA
- a CDS encoding DNA-3-methyladenine glycosylase I, with protein MQRCGWVTQDTLYQDYHDNEWGKPCTDSQKLFELLCLEGQQAGLSWITVLKKRENYRRCFHQFNPERVAKMTQDDVDRLVQDSGIIRHRGKIEAIITNAKVWVAMESQGESFADFIWSFVEHQPRLNHPVSLADVPAKTDVSDAMSKALKKRGFKFIGSTICYAFMQAGGLVNDHVIDCFCHQESTS; from the coding sequence ATGCAACGCTGCGGCTGGGTTACACAGGACACCTTATATCAGGATTACCACGATAACGAGTGGGGAAAACCCTGCACTGATAGCCAGAAACTGTTTGAACTACTGTGTCTGGAGGGCCAACAGGCGGGCCTTTCCTGGATCACTGTCCTGAAAAAACGCGAAAACTATCGCCGTTGCTTCCACCAGTTCAACCCTGAGCGGGTGGCGAAAATGACGCAGGATGACGTAGATCGGTTAGTGCAGGACAGCGGTATTATCCGCCATCGCGGGAAAATCGAGGCGATTATCACCAATGCAAAAGTGTGGGTGGCGATGGAGAGTCAAGGAGAGAGCTTCGCGGATTTCATTTGGTCTTTTGTCGAACACCAGCCGCGTCTCAATCATCCCGTTTCACTCGCAGACGTTCCCGCCAAAACGGACGTTTCAGATGCCATGTCCAAAGCGTTGAAGAAACGCGGCTTCAAATTTATCGGTTCGACTATCTGCTACGCCTTTATGCAAGCGGGTGGATTGGTCAACGACCATGTGATTGACTGTTTTTGTCATCAGGAAAGTACGTCATGA
- a CDS encoding sulfite exporter TauE/SafE family protein — MAVEWVAAYLALGAVVGFMAGLLGIGGGGIMVPVLTALFAAQGVDNTHLVHLALGTSMAAIVVTAISSLRTHHQHQAVLWPVVMKITPAILIGTFTATWLATLLPTRTLAIFFSCFMAYVALQMVLNIKPKPQRQLPGTAGVSLAGLVIGSISALVAIGGGSLTVPFLTWCNIRIQQAIGTSAAVGLPIALSGALGYMINGWSANGLPDYSVGYVSLPAVFLISAVSFFTAPVGARLAHRLPVATLKKAFAALLLLLSLKMLQTVFSS, encoded by the coding sequence ATGGCAGTGGAGTGGGTAGCAGCCTATCTGGCGCTAGGTGCGGTGGTTGGCTTTATGGCGGGATTATTAGGTATTGGCGGCGGCGGTATTATGGTGCCAGTGCTGACGGCGCTGTTTGCCGCACAGGGCGTGGATAATACACATCTGGTACATCTGGCATTGGGAACGTCAATGGCGGCGATTGTCGTCACGGCGATTTCCAGTCTGCGTACTCACCATCAGCATCAGGCGGTGCTTTGGCCTGTAGTTATGAAGATTACGCCCGCCATTCTGATCGGGACATTTACTGCTACCTGGCTGGCGACGCTGTTGCCGACGCGGACGCTGGCGATCTTTTTTTCCTGCTTTATGGCCTACGTTGCGCTGCAAATGGTGTTGAATATCAAGCCAAAACCGCAGCGGCAGTTGCCCGGTACGGCAGGGGTATCGCTGGCCGGATTGGTGATCGGCAGCATCTCGGCGCTGGTGGCTATTGGTGGCGGGTCGCTTACGGTGCCGTTCCTGACGTGGTGCAATATACGTATCCAGCAGGCGATCGGTACGTCGGCGGCAGTCGGGCTACCGATTGCCCTTTCCGGTGCGTTGGGTTACATGATCAACGGTTGGTCGGCGAACGGGCTGCCTGATTACAGCGTCGGTTATGTTTCTCTGCCCGCTGTTTTCTTGATTTCTGCCGTCAGCTTCTTCACTGCGCCTGTCGGCGCTCGTCTGGCGCACCGTCTGCCGGTTGCGACGCTGAAAAAGGCCTTTGCGGCATTGTTACTATTGCTGAGCCTAAAGATGTTGCAGACCGTTTTTTCAAGCTGA
- a CDS encoding PTS mannitol transporter subunit IICBA, whose product MLSPDIKIKVQNFGRFLSNMVMPNIGAFIAWGIITALFIPTGWIPNDTLAKLVGPMITYLLPLLIGYTGGRLVFGERGGVVGAITTMGVIVGTDIPMFLGAMIVGPLGGWTIKRFDRMVDGKIKSGFEMLVNNFSAGIIGMLLAILSFLAIGPLVEVFSQVLASGVNLMVQNNLLPFTSIFVEPAKILFLNNAINHGIFSPLGIQQATETGKSIFFLIEANPGPGMGVLMAYMFFGRGNAKESAPGAAIIHFLGGIHEIYFPYVLMNPRLIIAVILGGMTGVFTLSVLGGGLVSPASPGSILAVLAMTPKGAYFANLAAIAAAFAVSFIVSAILLKSTKQKEEDLSDATRRVQEMKASSKGAATNTGVSGDMSTVRKIIVACDAGMGSSAMGAGVLRKKVQDAGLTNISVTNSAINSLPDDVDLVITHRDLTERAMRHAPQAQHISLTNFLDSGLYSDLAARLVAAQPETVATPAPVVADTQTNLFQLGADNVFLNQHATHKEQAIRFAGEQLVKGGYVEPEYVEAMLEREKLTSTYLGESIAVPHGTIEAKDRVLKTGVVFCQYPEGVRFGDEEDEVARLVIGIAARNNEHIQVITSLTNALDDDAVIERLAHTQDVQEVLDLLSGKKSA is encoded by the coding sequence ATGCTTTCACCAGATATTAAGATCAAGGTGCAAAACTTTGGTCGCTTCCTGAGTAATATGGTGATGCCCAATATTGGCGCATTTATCGCCTGGGGTATCATTACCGCGCTGTTTATCCCAACGGGCTGGATTCCCAATGACACGTTGGCGAAGCTTGTTGGCCCGATGATCACGTATTTGCTGCCATTGCTGATTGGTTATACCGGCGGACGCTTGGTATTTGGTGAGCGTGGTGGTGTAGTGGGTGCAATTACGACGATGGGTGTGATCGTCGGAACCGATATTCCTATGTTCCTCGGCGCGATGATCGTCGGTCCGTTGGGCGGCTGGACGATCAAACGTTTTGACCGCATGGTTGACGGTAAAATCAAAAGCGGCTTTGAAATGCTGGTCAACAACTTCTCTGCCGGTATTATCGGTATGTTGTTGGCGATCCTGTCATTTTTGGCGATTGGTCCGCTGGTTGAAGTCTTCTCTCAGGTACTGGCTTCCGGCGTTAACCTGATGGTACAGAACAACCTGCTACCGTTTACGTCCATCTTCGTTGAACCTGCGAAAATCCTGTTCCTGAACAACGCCATCAACCACGGTATTTTCTCACCACTGGGCATTCAGCAGGCGACGGAAACCGGGAAATCTATTTTCTTCCTGATCGAAGCGAACCCAGGTCCGGGCATGGGCGTGCTGATGGCTTACATGTTCTTCGGTCGTGGTAACGCGAAAGAATCAGCACCAGGCGCGGCAATTATCCACTTCCTGGGTGGGATTCATGAAATCTACTTCCCTTATGTGCTGATGAATCCGCGCCTGATTATCGCGGTTATTCTGGGCGGGATGACTGGCGTGTTTACGCTGAGCGTATTAGGTGGTGGTTTGGTGTCACCTGCGTCTCCAGGTTCTATTCTGGCGGTGTTGGCGATGACGCCAAAAGGCGCTTACTTCGCTAACCTGGCAGCGATTGCCGCGGCTTTCGCGGTGTCCTTCATTGTGTCGGCGATTCTGCTGAAAAGTACCAAGCAAAAAGAAGAAGATCTGAGCGACGCTACACGCCGCGTGCAGGAAATGAAAGCCTCTTCTAAAGGCGCAGCGACTAATACCGGTGTCAGCGGTGATATGAGCACTGTGCGTAAAATCATCGTAGCGTGTGACGCCGGTATGGGTTCCAGTGCGATGGGTGCTGGCGTGTTGCGTAAGAAAGTTCAGGATGCCGGGCTGACCAATATTTCGGTGACTAACAGCGCGATCAATAGCCTGCCGGACGATGTCGATCTGGTGATTACGCACCGCGATCTGACTGAGCGCGCAATGCGCCACGCGCCGCAGGCACAGCACATTTCTCTGACCAATTTCCTTGATAGCGGTCTGTATAGCGATCTGGCGGCTCGTCTTGTGGCCGCGCAGCCTGAAACCGTCGCGACGCCTGCACCCGTTGTAGCCGATACGCAGACGAACCTGTTTCAACTGGGCGCGGATAATGTATTCCTGAATCAACATGCGACACATAAAGAGCAGGCAATCCGTTTTGCCGGTGAGCAACTGGTAAAAGGCGGTTACGTCGAGCCTGAGTATGTTGAAGCGATGCTGGAACGCGAAAAGCTGACCTCCACCTATCTGGGCGAATCGATTGCTGTACCACACGGTACGATTGAAGCGAAAGACCGCGTGCTAAAAACGGGCGTTGTCTTCTGCCAATATCCTGAAGGTGTTCGTTTTGGCGATGAAGAAGATGAGGTTGCGCGTCTGGTTATTGGTATCGCTGCCCGTAACAACGAACATATTCAGGTCATCACCAGTCTGACTAACGCGCTGGATGATGATGCGGTTATTGAACGTCTGGCACACACTCAGGACGTTCAGGAAGTGCTCGACTTACTCTCCGGTAAAAAGAGTGCCTAA
- the glyQ gene encoding glycine--tRNA ligase subunit alpha, which produces MQKFDTKTFQGLILTLQDYWARQGCTIVQPLDMEVGAGTSHPMTCLRALGPEPMATAYVQPSRRPTDGRYGENPNRLQHYYQFQVVIKPSPENIQELYLGSLKELGMDPTIHDIRFVEDNWENPTLGAWGLGWEVWLNGMEVTQFTYFQQVGGLECKPVTGEITYGLERLAMYIQGVDSVYDLVWSDGPLGKTTYGDVFHQNEVEQSTYNFEHADVDFLFSCFEQYEKEAQHLLALEKPLPLPAYERILKAAHSFNLLDARKAISVTERQRYILRIRTLTKAVAEAYYASREALGFPMCHKNVCNKKES; this is translated from the coding sequence ATGCAAAAGTTTGATACCAAGACCTTCCAGGGCCTGATCCTGACATTACAGGATTATTGGGCTCGCCAGGGCTGCACCATTGTTCAACCATTGGACATGGAAGTCGGCGCAGGCACTTCACATCCTATGACCTGCCTGCGGGCACTGGGGCCGGAGCCGATGGCAACCGCCTATGTGCAGCCTTCTCGTCGCCCGACTGATGGGCGCTATGGCGAGAACCCGAACCGCTTACAGCACTATTACCAGTTTCAGGTCGTCATTAAGCCATCGCCGGAGAATATTCAGGAGCTGTACCTCGGTTCTCTGAAAGAGCTGGGTATGGACCCGACCATTCACGATATCCGCTTCGTGGAAGACAACTGGGAAAACCCAACGCTGGGCGCATGGGGCCTGGGCTGGGAAGTCTGGCTGAACGGTATGGAAGTTACGCAGTTTACCTACTTCCAGCAGGTTGGCGGCTTGGAATGTAAACCCGTGACCGGTGAGATCACCTACGGTCTGGAACGTCTGGCGATGTACATTCAGGGCGTGGATAGCGTTTACGATCTGGTTTGGAGCGATGGCCCGTTAGGTAAAACCACCTACGGCGACGTGTTCCATCAAAACGAAGTCGAGCAGTCGACTTACAACTTTGAACACGCTGATGTCGATTTCCTGTTCAGTTGTTTCGAACAATATGAAAAGGAAGCGCAGCACCTGCTGGCGCTGGAAAAACCGCTGCCTTTGCCAGCTTACGAACGCATTCTGAAAGCGGCGCATAGCTTTAACTTGCTGGATGCGCGTAAAGCGATCTCGGTTACCGAGCGTCAGCGCTATATTTTGCGTATTCGTACCCTGACCAAAGCGGTTGCGGAAGCCTACTATGCCTCTCGTGAGGCGCTGGGTTTCCCCATGTGTCACAAAAACGTGTGCAATAAGAAAGAGAGCTAA
- a CDS encoding DUF3053 domain-containing protein has protein sequence MTYRSRWLLPVLIILAALQLAACGDSEADQRKAFIAFLQSVQSQQDGRLPALTEEQKKSFGNFTNDYAILTTFSQQFNQAVSVSLTPMLGQISRIRVPKDYLTQRDALRQSVGTMSLLAQHVQAAKTQADNAHSTLKQPEEVQIPYERLYARTVIQPTNALLPVIPNATSFAQSLIQVGDFLQAQGDQPIFNGASVQFRTPQQAAQYNNMVAALPVQQRNVMNALRGVNGVNYP, from the coding sequence ATGACATACCGTTCACGCTGGCTGCTGCCAGTTCTGATTATTCTGGCGGCATTGCAGCTTGCTGCCTGTGGTGACAGTGAGGCAGACCAGCGCAAGGCATTTATTGCGTTCCTGCAAAGTGTACAGTCGCAGCAGGATGGGAGATTGCCAGCCTTGACGGAGGAACAAAAGAAGAGTTTTGGCAATTTCACCAACGACTACGCGATTTTAACCACCTTTTCTCAGCAGTTTAATCAGGCGGTGTCCGTCAGTTTGACGCCGATGTTGGGGCAAATTTCCCGTATTCGCGTCCCTAAAGACTATCTGACGCAGCGTGATGCGCTAAGGCAATCTGTTGGAACCATGAGCCTGTTAGCGCAGCATGTTCAGGCGGCAAAAACACAGGCTGACAATGCCCACAGTACGCTAAAGCAGCCCGAAGAGGTGCAAATCCCTTATGAGCGGCTCTACGCACGCACGGTAATACAGCCGACGAATGCGTTGTTACCTGTTATTCCGAATGCCACATCGTTTGCACAAAGCCTGATTCAGGTTGGGGATTTCCTCCAGGCTCAGGGCGACCAGCCGATATTTAACGGCGCGTCGGTGCAATTCCGCACGCCACAGCAGGCGGCGCAATATAACAATATGGTGGCGGCATTACCTGTGCAACAGCGAAATGTAATGAATGCACTTAGAGGGGTAAATGGCGTGAATTACCCCTAA
- a CDS encoding N-acetyltransferase, protein MIRPYCDRDLDPLMQLWLTSTILAHPFIREDYWRESASEVREIYIPQSQTWVYEEQGSLIGFISVLEARFIGALFVEHNYYGKQVGAALIQHVQAQFPLLSLEVYQQNTRACRFYHKQGFVVVEENVNQDTQATALIMQWVERVKEQ, encoded by the coding sequence ATGATCCGCCCTTACTGCGACCGCGACCTCGATCCGCTGATGCAGCTTTGGCTAACGAGCACCATTCTGGCACATCCCTTTATTCGTGAAGATTACTGGCGAGAAAGCGCCAGTGAGGTACGTGAGATCTATATTCCCCAATCGCAAACCTGGGTTTATGAAGAGCAAGGAAGCCTTATTGGTTTTATCAGCGTACTAGAAGCACGGTTTATCGGCGCGCTGTTTGTGGAACACAACTATTATGGCAAACAGGTTGGCGCAGCGTTAATCCAGCATGTTCAGGCGCAGTTCCCCTTACTCAGTCTGGAAGTGTATCAGCAGAATACACGCGCCTGTCGGTTTTACCATAAGCAGGGATTTGTCGTTGTTGAGGAAAACGTTAATCAGGATACACAAGCTACAGCGCTGATCATGCAGTGGGTGGAACGAGTGAAGGAGCAGTAA
- a CDS encoding mannitol-1-phosphate 5-dehydrogenase, with protein MKALHFGAGNIGRGFIGKLLADANVELTFADVNQPLLDALNSRKSYTVRIVGDNTQVDTVSNVSAVHSGSQDAVALIAVADLVTTAVGPQILEKIAGTIAQGLVKRHEDGNTRPLNIIACENMVRGTSQLKQHVLKLLPEGHQEWVVEHVGFVDSAVDRIVPPSEAGSDDVLAVTVETFSEWIVDKTQFCGELPAIPGMELTDNLMAFVERKLFTLNTGHAITAYLGQQARHQTIRDAILDPKVRSVVKGAMEESGAVLIKRYGFDADKHAAYINKILGRFENPHLHDDVERVGRQPLRKLSAGDRLIKPLLGTLEYHLPHDNLITGIAAAMHYRSEQDPQALELAELIRTQGAQAALVQISGLDADSKVVAQAVNVYNAMQ; from the coding sequence ATGAAAGCATTACATTTTGGCGCGGGTAATATTGGCCGCGGGTTTATTGGGAAATTGTTGGCCGATGCCAACGTCGAGTTGACATTCGCTGACGTCAATCAGCCGCTGTTGGATGCTCTCAACAGCCGTAAAAGCTACACGGTGCGGATTGTCGGTGATAACACGCAGGTTGATACTGTCAGCAACGTTAGCGCAGTTCACAGCGGCAGTCAGGATGCTGTTGCGCTGATTGCCGTGGCCGATCTGGTGACGACTGCTGTGGGGCCGCAGATTCTGGAAAAAATCGCCGGAACTATTGCTCAGGGGCTGGTTAAGCGTCACGAAGACGGCAATACCCGGCCGTTGAACATTATTGCCTGTGAAAATATGGTGCGTGGCACCAGCCAGCTAAAACAACATGTGCTGAAACTGCTGCCAGAAGGCCATCAGGAATGGGTGGTTGAGCATGTGGGATTCGTCGATTCTGCCGTGGATCGCATTGTTCCCCCTTCCGAAGCGGGCAGTGATGATGTGCTGGCGGTGACGGTAGAAACCTTCAGTGAATGGATCGTCGATAAAACTCAGTTCTGTGGTGAGTTGCCTGCGATTCCCGGTATGGAATTGACCGACAACCTGATGGCGTTCGTTGAGCGTAAGTTGTTCACACTCAACACCGGCCATGCGATTACGGCTTACCTTGGCCAGCAGGCGCGCCATCAAACGATCCGCGATGCGATTCTTGACCCGAAAGTCAGATCCGTGGTCAAAGGCGCAATGGAAGAGAGCGGTGCGGTACTTATCAAACGCTACGGTTTTGATGCGGATAAGCACGCCGCCTATATCAACAAAATTCTCGGCCGCTTTGAAAACCCCCATCTGCATGACGATGTGGAGCGCGTTGGCCGTCAGCCGCTGCGCAAGCTGAGTGCCGGTGACCGTCTGATCAAGCCGCTGCTCGGAACGCTGGAATACCATTTGCCGCATGACAACCTGATTACCGGCATTGCTGCCGCGATGCACTATCGCAGCGAACAAGATCCGCAAGCGCTGGAGCTGGCTGAATTAATCCGCACACAGGGTGCGCAGGCGGCGCTGGTGCAGATTTCTGGTCTGGATGCTGACAGCAAGGTTGTCGCGCAAGCAGTGAATGTGTATAACGCCATGCAGTAA